One part of the Candidatus Aquiluna sp. UB-MaderosW2red genome encodes these proteins:
- the tsaE gene encoding tRNA (adenosine(37)-N6)-threonylcarbamoyltransferase complex ATPase subunit type 1 TsaE, which translates to MHFLIESPEKMHEFGIQLARHLRAGDMVLLNGPLGAGKTTLTRGIGEGLGALGTVQSPTFVLARTHKTTTGPKLVHVDAYRLGSALELDDLDIDFANSIVVVEWARDYVDGIAESWLEIQINRESEDDSRLVTLLPHGARYEGVTIAFGD; encoded by the coding sequence TCGGCATCCAACTTGCCCGGCACCTCCGGGCCGGTGACATGGTCTTGCTCAATGGTCCTTTAGGAGCCGGTAAGACAACTTTGACCAGAGGGATTGGCGAGGGCCTTGGGGCTCTGGGAACAGTTCAATCGCCAACCTTTGTTTTGGCTAGAACTCATAAAACTACGACCGGGCCGAAACTTGTTCATGTGGACGCTTATCGCTTGGGTTCAGCTCTAGAGCTGGATGACCTCGATATAGATTTTGCGAACAGCATTGTTGTCGTGGAGTGGGCTCGGGACTATGTGGATGGCATTGCCGAATCCTGGCTAGAGATTCAGATCAATCGTGAGAGTGAAGACGACTCAAGACTGGTTACGCTTTTGCCCCACGGCGCTCGCTATGAAGGAGTAACCATTGCTTTTGGCGATTGA